In Georgenia soli, a genomic segment contains:
- a CDS encoding Rv2175c family DNA-binding protein, whose protein sequence is MSVVPEEPARWYSVPEVAELIGIRLRDVRAMLRDHKLLAVPRGPNDALSVPAELLLGPDEQDGPGPLPALRGTLMVLADSGYDPEESFRWLYTRHDELDETPIAALRARRTHAVRRAAQTIAF, encoded by the coding sequence GTGAGCGTCGTGCCTGAGGAGCCTGCCCGTTGGTACTCCGTGCCCGAGGTGGCCGAGCTGATCGGCATCCGGCTGCGGGACGTGCGCGCGATGCTGCGCGACCACAAGCTGCTGGCGGTGCCCCGTGGACCGAACGACGCCCTGTCGGTGCCGGCCGAGCTCCTGCTCGGCCCGGACGAGCAGGACGGCCCCGGCCCGCTGCCCGCGCTGCGCGGCACACTGATGGTGCTCGCCGACTCCGGCTACGACCCGGAGGAGTCGTTCCGCTGGCTGTACACGCGGCACGACGAGCTCGACGAGACGCCGATCGCCGCCCTGCGCGCGCGCCGCACGCACGCGGTCCGGCGAGCCGCCCAGACGATCGCGTTCTGA
- a CDS encoding pyrophosphate--fructose-6-phosphate 1-phosphotransferase: MTVRRVALLTAGGFAPCLSSAVGGLIERYNEISPEVEIIAYQNGYHGLLTGTKVVVDDEARKHAGILHRFGGSPIGNSRVKLTNAKNLVERGLVQEGENPLAVAAEQLRADGVDVLHTIGGDDTNTTAADLAQYLEENGYHLTVVGLPKTIDNDIVPIRQSLGAWTAAEQASEFAQNIIGEHRVSPRMLIVHEVMGRHCGWLTAAAARSYRAWLDTQEWVPSIGLSRERWDIHAVFLPEAKIDIEGEARRLRGVMDELGNVNIFLSEGAGVPEIVAELEARGEEVERDPFGHVKLDTINPGAWFAKQFAEKIGAEKVMVQKSGYFSRSARANVEDLRLIKSMVDLGVECALRGESGVIGHDEEDGDRLKAVPFPRIAGGKAFDISQEWFRELMADIGQPVEAAVPAAH; encoded by the coding sequence ATGACGGTCCGTCGCGTCGCCCTGCTCACCGCCGGGGGCTTCGCCCCCTGCCTGTCCTCCGCTGTCGGCGGACTGATCGAGCGCTACAACGAGATCTCGCCCGAGGTGGAGATCATCGCCTACCAGAACGGCTACCACGGGCTGCTGACCGGCACGAAGGTCGTCGTCGACGACGAGGCCCGCAAGCACGCCGGCATCCTGCACCGCTTCGGCGGCAGCCCCATCGGCAACTCCCGCGTCAAGCTCACCAACGCCAAGAACCTGGTGGAGCGCGGGCTCGTGCAGGAGGGTGAGAACCCGCTCGCCGTGGCTGCCGAGCAGCTGCGTGCGGACGGGGTGGACGTGCTGCACACGATCGGCGGCGACGACACCAACACCACCGCGGCCGACCTCGCCCAGTACCTGGAGGAGAACGGCTACCACCTGACGGTCGTGGGCCTGCCGAAGACCATCGACAACGACATCGTCCCCATCCGCCAGTCCCTGGGCGCGTGGACGGCGGCGGAGCAGGCCAGCGAGTTCGCGCAGAACATCATCGGCGAGCACCGCGTCAGCCCCCGGATGCTCATCGTCCACGAGGTCATGGGCCGGCACTGCGGCTGGCTCACCGCGGCCGCGGCCCGGTCCTACCGCGCCTGGCTCGACACCCAGGAGTGGGTGCCCAGCATCGGCCTCAGCCGTGAGCGGTGGGACATCCACGCCGTGTTCCTGCCGGAGGCGAAGATCGACATCGAGGGCGAGGCCCGCCGGCTCCGCGGCGTGATGGACGAGCTCGGCAACGTCAACATCTTCCTCTCCGAGGGTGCCGGCGTCCCCGAGATCGTCGCCGAGCTCGAGGCCCGCGGCGAGGAGGTCGAGCGCGACCCCTTCGGCCACGTCAAGCTCGACACCATCAACCCCGGCGCCTGGTTCGCCAAGCAGTTCGCCGAGAAGATCGGCGCCGAGAAGGTCATGGTGCAGAAGAGCGGCTACTTCTCCCGCTCCGCCCGTGCCAACGTCGAGGACCTCCGGCTCATCAAGTCCATGGTCGACCTCGGCGTCGAGTGCGCCCTCAGGGGCGAGTCGGGCGTCATCGGCCACGACGAGGAGGACGGCGACCGCCTCAAGGCGGTCCCGTTCCCGCGGATCGCCGGCGGCAAGGCGTTCGACATCTCCCAGGAGTGGTTCCGCGAGCTCATGGCCGACATCGGCCAGCCGGTCGAGGCGGCGGTCCCGGCGGCGCACTGA
- a CDS encoding class II 3-deoxy-7-phosphoheptulonate synthase — translation MSIEATPEVLSGLQQWRELPAAQQPHWPDPEELRHVTAQLRDFPPLVFAGEADSLRDKLAMAARGEAFLLQGGDCAETFAESTADRIRNKIQTILQMAAVLTYGASLPVIKMGRMAGQYAKPRSSDNETRDGVTLPAYRGDAVNGHPFTEADRIPDPRRLLGAYQRSATTINLVRAFTNGGFADLRRVHQWNRGFTANPAYARYEVLAAEIDRAMRFMRAAGVDFEALRTVDFYTSHEALLLEYEAAMTRIDSRTGDPYNTSAHFLWIGERTRQVDGAHVDLLSRVRNPIGVKLGPTTTGEDALTLMDRLNPDGEPGRITFITRMGAGKIRDVLPGLVERVTSDGRPVTWVCDPMHGNTITSPSGYKTREFATVLDEVHGFFEVHQALGTVPGGLHVELTGDDVTEVLGGSEEVDDAALARRYETLVDPRLNHQQSLEMAFDVAEMLRGH, via the coding sequence GTGAGTATCGAGGCAACACCGGAGGTCCTCAGCGGTCTCCAGCAGTGGCGGGAGCTCCCCGCGGCGCAGCAGCCCCACTGGCCGGACCCGGAGGAGCTGCGCCACGTGACCGCGCAGCTGCGCGACTTCCCGCCCCTGGTCTTCGCCGGCGAGGCGGACAGCCTGCGCGACAAGCTCGCGATGGCCGCACGCGGCGAGGCGTTCCTGCTGCAGGGCGGCGACTGCGCCGAGACCTTCGCGGAGTCCACCGCTGACCGCATCCGCAACAAGATCCAGACGATCCTGCAGATGGCTGCGGTGCTCACCTACGGCGCCAGCCTGCCGGTCATCAAGATGGGCCGGATGGCGGGGCAGTACGCCAAGCCGCGCAGCTCCGACAACGAGACCCGCGACGGCGTCACGCTGCCGGCCTACCGGGGCGACGCGGTCAACGGCCACCCGTTCACCGAGGCCGACCGCATCCCCGACCCGCGGCGCCTCCTCGGGGCCTACCAGCGCTCGGCGACCACGATCAACCTCGTGCGCGCGTTCACCAACGGCGGCTTCGCCGACCTGCGCCGGGTGCACCAGTGGAACCGCGGCTTCACCGCCAACCCGGCGTACGCCCGCTACGAGGTGCTCGCCGCCGAGATCGACCGCGCCATGCGCTTCATGCGCGCCGCCGGCGTCGACTTCGAGGCTCTGCGGACCGTCGACTTCTACACCTCGCACGAGGCGCTGCTGCTCGAGTACGAGGCGGCGATGACCCGCATCGACTCCCGCACGGGCGACCCGTACAACACCTCCGCGCACTTCCTCTGGATCGGCGAGCGCACCCGCCAGGTCGACGGCGCCCACGTGGACCTGCTCTCCCGCGTGCGCAACCCGATCGGCGTCAAGCTCGGCCCCACGACGACGGGCGAGGACGCGCTCACCCTCATGGACAGGCTCAACCCCGACGGCGAGCCCGGGCGCATCACCTTCATCACCCGGATGGGCGCCGGCAAGATCCGGGACGTCCTTCCCGGTCTGGTGGAGCGGGTGACCTCCGACGGGCGCCCCGTCACGTGGGTGTGCGACCCGATGCACGGCAACACCATCACGTCGCCGTCCGGGTACAAGACCCGCGAGTTCGCGACCGTCCTGGACGAGGTGCACGGGTTCTTCGAGGTGCACCAGGCGCTCGGCACCGTGCCGGGCGGGCTGCACGTCGAGCTCACCGGCGACGACGTCACCGAGGTGCTCGGCGGCAGCGAGGAGGTCGACGACGCCGCGCTGGCACGCCGGTACGAGACGCTCGTCGACCCGCGGCTGAACCACCAGCAGTCGCTGGAGATGGCCTTCGACGTGGCCGAGATGCTGCGCGGCCACTGA
- a CDS encoding lytic transglycosylase domain-containing protein, whose translation MSKVENASRTTARTHAGRAGIGLALAATTAVGVAVPAATAQAAPVPTGAGVHGATVGATALAPQARTSTPTMTYRVQSGDTVSHIAARTGSSVSAIVRANNLDSRALIRVGQMLKIPSAAAPSARPAVSVASTAGATVTHTVAAGETVSELAKRYGTTVSAVVRANGLSSPDRIYVGQRLTFSGVAALPSSSAPGATAVPTAPAPAPVAVATRSHTVRAGETVSGLAKKYGTTVSAIIGANNLRASGLIYVGQKLVLPGSAASSPAAPAPAAPTSPAPAGASSGTYTVRSGDTVSGLAKKWGTTVSAVIDANRLSASGLIYVGQKLQVPSTAAATPSTTPTSTPLVPSTFLGRTYPEATVASANANKATLLATGVPSRAHMQALVAQVAAQMGVDPALAQAHAYQESGFNHASVSPANAIGTMQVIPSSGEWASDLVGRKLNLLDPYDNVVAGVAIIRQLQRTAPDLETGIAGYYQGAGSVKRNGMFSDTKMYVANVKAHMNRF comes from the coding sequence ATGTCGAAGGTCGAGAACGCCTCTCGCACCACTGCCCGCACCCACGCGGGACGGGCCGGTATCGGTCTGGCCCTCGCCGCGACGACCGCCGTCGGCGTCGCGGTCCCGGCCGCCACGGCGCAGGCGGCCCCGGTCCCGACCGGCGCCGGCGTGCACGGCGCCACGGTCGGTGCCACCGCGCTCGCCCCGCAGGCCCGCACGTCGACGCCGACGATGACCTACCGGGTGCAGTCGGGCGACACCGTCTCCCACATCGCCGCCCGCACCGGGTCCTCGGTGAGCGCGATCGTCCGCGCGAACAACCTCGACTCCCGCGCGCTCATCCGCGTCGGGCAGATGCTGAAGATCCCCTCCGCGGCGGCCCCCAGCGCGCGCCCCGCGGTCAGCGTGGCGAGCACGGCGGGTGCGACCGTCACCCACACGGTCGCCGCCGGCGAGACCGTCTCCGAGCTGGCGAAGAGGTACGGCACGACCGTGTCCGCCGTCGTCCGGGCGAACGGCCTGTCCTCCCCGGACCGCATCTACGTGGGTCAGCGACTGACGTTCTCGGGCGTGGCCGCGCTGCCCAGCTCCTCCGCCCCGGGTGCCACCGCCGTCCCGACGGCCCCGGCCCCGGCCCCCGTCGCCGTCGCGACGCGCAGCCACACCGTCCGTGCCGGGGAGACCGTCTCGGGCCTGGCGAAGAAGTACGGCACCACTGTCAGCGCGATCATCGGCGCGAACAACCTGCGTGCGTCGGGCCTGATCTACGTCGGGCAGAAGCTCGTGCTCCCCGGCTCCGCCGCCTCCTCCCCCGCCGCGCCGGCTCCCGCGGCGCCGACGAGCCCGGCGCCGGCCGGCGCCTCCTCCGGGACGTACACCGTGCGCTCCGGCGACACGGTCTCGGGCCTGGCCAAGAAGTGGGGCACGACCGTCTCCGCCGTCATCGACGCGAACCGCCTGAGCGCGTCCGGCCTGATCTACGTGGGCCAGAAGCTCCAGGTCCCCTCCACGGCGGCGGCGACGCCGTCCACCACGCCGACCTCCACTCCCCTCGTGCCGAGCACCTTCCTCGGCCGGACCTACCCGGAGGCCACCGTCGCCTCGGCGAACGCCAACAAGGCCACGCTGCTGGCCACCGGCGTGCCGTCGCGGGCGCACATGCAGGCACTGGTGGCCCAGGTCGCCGCCCAGATGGGCGTCGACCCCGCGCTCGCGCAGGCCCACGCGTACCAGGAGTCCGGCTTCAACCACGCCTCCGTCTCCCCCGCCAACGCGATCGGCACGATGCAGGTCATCCCGTCCTCCGGGGAGTGGGCGTCCGACCTGGTCGGCCGCAAGCTCAACCTGCTCGACCCGTACGACAACGTGGTGGCCGGCGTGGCGATCATCCGCCAGCTGCAGCGCACGGCGCCCGACCTGGAGACCGGCATCGCCGGGTACTACCAGGGCGCCGGCTCGGTGAAGCGCAACGGGATGTTCTCCGACACCAAGATGTACGTCGCGAACGTCAAGGCGCACATGAACCGCTTCTGA
- the pknB gene encoding Stk1 family PASTA domain-containing Ser/Thr kinase, with translation MDAATLDPMIGHLVDDRYEVTSRIARGGMATVYRATDRRLDRTVAVKVMHAHLAESPDFVARFRREARAAARLTHPGVVAVHDQGLAGEASYLTMEYVDGPNLRTLLRRDGALPLGEALSLTDQVLDALAAAHRAGLVHRDIKPENVLLTPEGRAKVADFGLARAVTEATAASTGTVLGTVAYLAPEIVTEGRADPRADVYAVGVLLYELVTGRQPFTGEAPIRVAFQHVNGRVPAPSAVVPWLPKEVDELVAALTARELDERPEDAAAALTLVRRCAAALDPATLSRRAAVAPSPGETVTGAARDDRHHDHDDATRPGTDTALTTVAPTAGTIALPIGAITRTEPASPAQPPPRRRAWPRVLAVLLALVLVTGAGALWWFQVGPGATVATPAVVGLEEDAAVAQVREAGLEPVVSRTHHDDVAAGQVISTDPGPGVDVHKSGQVRISVSLGVLMLTVPEVAGSDVAAATEAIGAEGLQVGETGEEYHDTVPAGAVISSSPAAGESVPHDTPVDLVVSAGREPVELPDVTGRQKGDAVAALESAGLTVGEVAEAHSDTVPEGAVISQDPAAGAGQLYRGDAVDLTVSLGPELFEVPDVVGRQVDEATQSLEGAGFRVDVKEVLGGFFGTVRAQDPEPGSRLPRGSVITLTVV, from the coding sequence GTGGACGCCGCGACCCTCGACCCGATGATCGGCCACCTGGTCGACGACCGGTACGAGGTGACCTCCCGCATCGCGCGCGGCGGGATGGCGACGGTGTACCGCGCCACCGACCGGCGCCTGGACCGCACCGTCGCGGTGAAGGTGATGCACGCGCACCTGGCCGAGAGCCCCGACTTCGTCGCCCGGTTCCGGCGTGAGGCGCGCGCCGCCGCCCGACTCACGCACCCCGGCGTCGTCGCGGTGCACGACCAGGGCCTCGCGGGCGAGGCCAGCTACCTGACGATGGAGTACGTCGACGGGCCCAACCTGCGCACGCTGCTGCGTCGTGACGGTGCCCTCCCGCTCGGCGAGGCGCTCTCGCTCACCGACCAGGTGCTCGACGCGCTGGCCGCCGCCCACCGGGCGGGACTGGTGCACCGCGACATCAAGCCGGAGAACGTCCTGCTGACGCCGGAGGGCCGCGCCAAGGTCGCCGACTTCGGGCTCGCCCGGGCCGTCACCGAGGCGACGGCCGCGTCGACCGGCACGGTGCTGGGCACCGTCGCCTACCTGGCGCCCGAGATCGTCACCGAGGGCCGCGCCGACCCGAGGGCCGACGTCTACGCGGTGGGTGTGCTGCTGTACGAGCTGGTCACCGGACGCCAGCCCTTCACCGGTGAGGCCCCGATCCGGGTCGCCTTCCAGCACGTCAACGGCCGGGTGCCGGCGCCCTCCGCCGTCGTCCCGTGGCTCCCCAAGGAGGTCGACGAGCTCGTCGCGGCGCTGACCGCACGCGAGCTCGACGAACGCCCCGAGGACGCGGCCGCCGCGCTGACCCTGGTCAGGCGCTGCGCCGCCGCGCTCGATCCCGCCACGCTCTCCCGCCGCGCCGCCGTCGCGCCCTCCCCGGGCGAGACCGTGACCGGAGCGGCGCGTGACGACCGGCACCACGACCACGACGACGCCACCCGGCCCGGCACCGACACGGCCCTGACCACGGTCGCCCCCACGGCCGGCACCATCGCCCTGCCGATCGGCGCCATCACCCGCACCGAGCCCGCGTCGCCGGCACAGCCCCCGCCTCGTCGCCGTGCCTGGCCCCGCGTGCTGGCGGTGCTTCTGGCGCTGGTGCTGGTCACCGGTGCCGGTGCGCTGTGGTGGTTCCAGGTCGGCCCGGGCGCCACGGTCGCCACGCCGGCGGTGGTCGGCCTCGAGGAGGACGCGGCCGTCGCCCAGGTCCGGGAGGCCGGCCTCGAGCCGGTCGTGAGCCGGACGCACCACGACGACGTCGCCGCCGGCCAGGTCATCTCCACCGACCCGGGGCCCGGCGTCGACGTCCACAAGAGCGGGCAGGTCCGCATCTCGGTCTCCCTCGGGGTGCTGATGCTCACCGTGCCCGAGGTCGCGGGCTCCGACGTCGCCGCGGCGACGGAGGCGATCGGGGCCGAGGGGCTCCAGGTCGGCGAGACCGGCGAGGAGTACCACGACACCGTGCCTGCCGGGGCGGTCATCTCCTCGTCGCCCGCCGCCGGCGAGTCGGTGCCGCACGACACCCCGGTCGACCTCGTCGTCTCCGCGGGCCGGGAGCCGGTGGAGCTGCCGGACGTGACCGGCCGCCAGAAGGGGGATGCGGTCGCCGCCCTCGAGTCGGCCGGGCTCACCGTCGGCGAGGTCGCTGAGGCGCACTCCGACACCGTCCCCGAGGGCGCCGTCATCTCCCAGGACCCCGCGGCCGGCGCCGGCCAGCTCTACCGCGGTGACGCGGTCGACCTCACCGTCTCCCTCGGCCCCGAGCTGTTCGAGGTGCCCGACGTCGTCGGCCGTCAGGTCGACGAGGCCACGCAGTCGCTGGAGGGCGCCGGCTTCCGGGTCGACGTCAAGGAGGTGCTCGGCGGCTTCTTCGGCACCGTGCGGGCCCAGGACCCGGAACCGGGCTCCAGGCTCCCCCGCGGCAGCGTCATCACGCTGACCGTCGTCTGA
- a CDS encoding molybdopterin-dependent oxidoreductase, giving the protein MDHDGGRHGHSMGEGMAPVPRLPADRFLPPGQRLVAEAPVMHYGPVPRRRPERWRLTVGGATADGAEHALTFEQVLGLTPLEVVADLHCATGWSAVDERWSGVAARDVVELAPPRTDVEHVLVFAEYGYAATVRLEDLVSPRAVLATHRRGEPLSDERGGPLRLILPHLYSWKGPKWVRGWNYLTEVQRGFWEERGYHLRGDAWREERYSYQE; this is encoded by the coding sequence GTGGATCACGACGGCGGGCGCCACGGGCACAGCATGGGCGAGGGCATGGCGCCGGTCCCGCGCCTGCCCGCCGACCGCTTCCTGCCGCCCGGCCAGCGCCTGGTCGCCGAGGCGCCGGTCATGCACTACGGGCCGGTCCCGCGCCGTCGTCCTGAGCGCTGGCGCCTCACGGTGGGCGGCGCGACGGCGGACGGCGCCGAGCACGCGCTGACCTTCGAGCAGGTGCTCGGCCTGACCCCGCTGGAGGTCGTGGCCGACCTGCACTGCGCGACGGGCTGGTCGGCGGTGGACGAGCGCTGGTCCGGCGTGGCGGCCCGCGACGTCGTCGAGCTCGCGCCGCCGCGCACGGACGTCGAGCACGTCCTGGTCTTCGCCGAGTACGGCTACGCGGCGACGGTGCGGCTGGAGGACCTCGTCTCGCCCCGTGCCGTGCTCGCGACCCACCGCCGCGGCGAGCCGCTCAGCGACGAGCGCGGCGGACCGCTGCGGCTGATCCTGCCCCACCTGTACTCCTGGAAGGGGCCCAAGTGGGTGCGCGGCTGGAACTACCTCACCGAGGTCCAGCGGGGGTTCTGGGAGGAACGCGGCTACCACCTGCGCGGTGACGCCTGGCGCGAGGAGCGGTACTCGTACCAGGAGTGA
- a CDS encoding polyprenyl synthetase family protein — MQSVLTDLRDAVSTRVLAALDERTTPFADVGAPLGEFLAPARSLLGGGKRLRALLCGAGWTCASSAPLEGPVVLAGSALELFQGAALVHDDVMDDSLTRRGMPAAHRRFAGEHAERGWLGSADAYGQAGAIVLGDLLLSLSSMEMDAAQAAAGPAAGPRARRIYDAMTAEVALGQYLDIRSQAQPWEDDGEASLARALQVVRHKSARYSVEHPLVTGAALAGADDDLLAALSAVGLPLGEAFQLRDDELGVFGDPSTTGKPAGDDLREGKRTVLLAMTLQRADGADRAFVQERVGAPDLGDDEVARLQDVMRATGAVEAHERLIAERHAAGLAALEAASLPPRADALLRELADALTRRTA, encoded by the coding sequence ATGCAGAGCGTTCTGACCGACCTTCGCGACGCCGTCTCGACGCGCGTCCTGGCCGCCCTCGACGAGCGGACCACGCCCTTCGCGGACGTGGGCGCACCGCTGGGCGAGTTCCTCGCCCCGGCCAGGTCCCTGCTGGGCGGCGGCAAGCGGCTGCGGGCGCTGCTGTGCGGCGCGGGGTGGACCTGCGCCTCCTCGGCACCGCTGGAAGGGCCGGTGGTGCTCGCCGGCAGCGCCCTGGAGCTGTTCCAGGGGGCGGCGCTCGTGCACGACGACGTCATGGACGACTCCCTCACCCGCCGCGGCATGCCCGCCGCCCACCGCCGGTTCGCCGGCGAGCACGCGGAGCGCGGGTGGCTGGGCAGCGCCGACGCCTACGGCCAGGCCGGCGCCATCGTCCTCGGCGACCTGCTGCTCTCGCTGTCCTCGATGGAGATGGATGCCGCGCAGGCGGCGGCCGGCCCGGCGGCAGGTCCGCGCGCGCGGCGCATCTACGACGCCATGACGGCCGAGGTGGCGCTGGGGCAGTACCTCGACATCCGCTCCCAGGCCCAGCCCTGGGAGGACGACGGCGAGGCCTCGCTCGCCCGCGCGCTGCAGGTGGTCCGCCACAAGTCGGCGCGGTACTCGGTGGAGCACCCGCTCGTGACGGGTGCCGCGCTCGCGGGCGCCGACGACGACCTCCTCGCCGCCCTCTCCGCCGTCGGGCTGCCGCTCGGCGAGGCGTTCCAGCTGCGCGACGACGAGCTCGGCGTCTTCGGGGACCCTTCCACCACCGGCAAGCCCGCCGGCGACGACCTGCGCGAGGGGAAGCGGACCGTCCTGCTGGCGATGACCCTGCAACGGGCGGACGGGGCCGACCGGGCGTTCGTCCAGGAGCGGGTCGGCGCTCCGGACCTGGGCGACGACGAGGTCGCCCGTCTCCAGGACGTCATGCGGGCGACCGGCGCCGTCGAGGCGCACGAGCGGCTCATCGCGGAGCGTCACGCCGCCGGCCTGGCCGCGCTGGAGGCCGCATCGCTGCCCCCGAGGGCGGACGCTCTCCTGCGCGAGCTGGCGGACGCCCTCACCCGGCGCACCGCCTGA
- a CDS encoding ROK family glucokinase, translating into MLTIGVDIGGTKIAAGVVDEDGRLLATATFPTDPTDPRAIELAVITAVAQLREGREIAGVGVAAAGYISPRRDGVVFAPNIAWRDYPLRDRLSAGIDLPIVIENDANAAGWAEFRFGSGRHVENMVMLTVGTGLGGAIVADGRLLRGAFGAAGEIGHMEMVPRGHYCGCGHEGCWEMYASGRALARAARNAAVAYPDRAHALVEAAGGPGQKIKGTHVTEAAMAGDPLAVELLASLGTWLGAGISDLAAIVDPELAVVGGGVVGAGELLMGPTRESFRRNLTARGFRGELRIEPAELGNEAGMVGAADLARH; encoded by the coding sequence GGCGGGACGAAGATCGCCGCGGGCGTCGTGGACGAGGACGGGCGGCTGCTGGCCACGGCCACGTTCCCCACCGACCCCACGGACCCCCGGGCGATCGAGCTCGCGGTGATCACCGCGGTGGCGCAGCTGCGCGAGGGTCGAGAGATCGCCGGCGTGGGGGTCGCGGCCGCGGGCTACATCAGCCCGCGCCGGGACGGCGTGGTGTTCGCCCCCAACATCGCCTGGCGCGACTACCCGCTGCGCGACCGGCTGTCGGCCGGGATCGACCTGCCGATCGTCATCGAGAACGACGCCAACGCGGCGGGCTGGGCCGAGTTCCGCTTCGGCAGCGGCCGGCACGTCGAGAACATGGTCATGCTCACGGTGGGCACCGGGCTGGGCGGCGCCATCGTCGCCGACGGCCGTCTGCTGCGCGGGGCGTTCGGGGCCGCGGGGGAGATCGGCCACATGGAGATGGTGCCCCGCGGGCACTACTGCGGGTGCGGGCACGAGGGCTGCTGGGAGATGTACGCGTCGGGCCGGGCGCTCGCGCGGGCCGCCCGCAACGCAGCTGTGGCGTACCCCGACCGGGCGCACGCCCTGGTCGAGGCGGCCGGCGGCCCGGGCCAGAAGATCAAGGGCACCCACGTCACCGAGGCCGCCATGGCGGGCGACCCGCTCGCCGTCGAGCTCCTCGCGTCCCTCGGCACGTGGCTGGGGGCCGGCATCTCGGACCTGGCCGCCATCGTGGACCCCGAGCTCGCCGTCGTGGGCGGCGGCGTCGTCGGCGCGGGCGAGCTCCTGATGGGGCCGACGCGGGAGTCCTTCCGCCGCAACCTCACCGCCCGCGGGTTCCGGGGCGAGCTGCGCATCGAGCCTGCAGAGCTGGGCAACGAGGCGGGCATGGTGGGCGCGGCCGACCTCGCCCGGCACTAG
- a CDS encoding lysophospholipid acyltransferase family protein, producing the protein MFYRLMKATLGTILRVFYQPWIRGAENIPTTGPAILASNHLAVIDSFFLPLMISREVVFLGKQDYFTGKGLKGRFVAAFMRGVGTIPVDRAGGKASEAALQTGLRRLREGGLFGIYPEGTRSPDGRLYRGKTGVARLALESGAPVVPVAMIGTNIAQPIGTRIPKMHRIGVVVGRPLDFSRYRGLENDRFVLRAITDEIMYELMRLSGQEYVDVYAASVKNRLAAAKKDAAGTELPAGAGAPGGRPVPDTQVPTPTPADSGPPTNEDTRPDGGRDGSGRRAAASEVTAPDPASRGGAGPPA; encoded by the coding sequence GTGTTCTACCGGTTGATGAAGGCCACCCTCGGGACGATCCTGCGGGTCTTCTACCAACCGTGGATCCGGGGCGCGGAGAACATCCCCACGACCGGTCCCGCCATTCTCGCGTCGAACCACCTCGCCGTGATCGACTCCTTCTTCCTGCCGCTGATGATCTCCCGGGAGGTCGTGTTCCTCGGCAAGCAGGACTACTTCACCGGCAAGGGCCTCAAGGGGCGCTTCGTCGCCGCCTTCATGCGCGGCGTCGGCACCATCCCGGTGGACCGCGCCGGCGGCAAGGCATCCGAGGCCGCCCTGCAGACCGGTCTGCGACGCCTGCGGGAGGGCGGGCTCTTCGGCATCTACCCGGAGGGTACCCGCAGCCCGGACGGGCGCCTGTACCGCGGCAAGACCGGGGTGGCCCGCCTCGCGCTCGAGTCCGGGGCGCCCGTGGTGCCGGTCGCCATGATCGGCACGAACATCGCCCAGCCCATCGGTACACGCATCCCCAAGATGCACCGCATCGGCGTCGTCGTCGGCCGGCCCCTCGACTTCTCGCGCTACCGGGGCCTCGAGAACGACCGGTTCGTGCTGCGGGCCATCACGGACGAGATCATGTACGAGCTGATGCGGCTGTCGGGCCAGGAGTACGTCGACGTCTACGCGGCCAGTGTGAAGAACCGGCTCGCCGCCGCGAAGAAGGACGCCGCGGGCACCGAGCTGCCGGCGGGCGCCGGCGCACCGGGCGGCCGGCCCGTCCCGGACACCCAGGTCCCCACGCCCACCCCCGCGGACAGCGGCCCACCCACGAACGAGGACACCCGTCCCGACGGCGGACGGGACGGGTCCGGCCGCCGTGCGGCGGCGTCGGAGGTCACCGCACCGGACCCGGCGTCCCGGGGCGGCGCCGGCCCGCCAGCCTAG